Below is a genomic region from Gemmatimonadota bacterium.
GGGCACTTATCCTATCCGGATTCATATTCTTTGCCGTCATCAAAACCCGTGCCTTTCGCGGGCCCCTCGCCTCTTATGCCACAGCCATCATGTCCTTCACGCTGGCCTTCTTCCTCGCGCTCATCTGCATCCACGAAAATCCATTTGTCACCATGCCGCGCGCCCTGCCCGATGGAACGGGCATGAACCCCCTGCTCGTCCATCCCGTCATGGCCATCCACCCCCCCATGCTCTATCACGGCTACGTCGGCTTTACCGTACCCTTTGCCTTTGCAATGGCCGCCCTATTATCCAGACAAATCGACGAAGAATGGATTCGCACCACCCGCCGTTGGACCCTCCTCGCCTGGTTCTTCCTGGGCACGGGACAACTCCTCGGCGGCAAATGGGCTTACGTCGTCCTCGGCTGGGGCGGATACTGGGGCTGGGACCCGGTCGAAAACGCCGCCCTCTTGCCCTGGCTAACGGGCACGGCCTTCTTGCACTCTGTCATGATACAAGAAAAAAAAGGCATGCTCAAAATCTGGAACATGGTCCTCATCATCGCCACCTACACCCTGTGTATCTACGGCACCTTCCTCACGCGAAGCGGCGTCGTATCCTCTGTACACGCGTTTGCCCAGTCTCCCATTGGACCCTGGTTTGGCGTCCTGGTCGTCCTGATCGTCATCTTCTCAAGCCTCCTCCTCGTCTCGCGCCTGGACCTGCTCAAAACCAAAACACAATACGAATCCCCCATCTCCCGCGAAGGTGGTTTTTTGCTCAACAACCTGCTCTTCCTCACCGCCACATTCGCCGTCTTCTGGGGCGTCATGTTTCCCGTGATATCCGAAGCCGTTACCGGCGACAAAATCACCGTAGGTCCCCCTTACTTCAACACCGTCATGGTACCCATTGGTCTGCTCCTGCTCGTACTCACCGGCATAGGACCTCTGCTCGCCTGGCGGCGCACCTCGGGCAAAAGCCTGAGAAAACACTTCACGGGATCGAGCATCATGGGACTGATCTGCGGCATCGTCGCCATCGCCCTCGGTGTACGCGACATCTACGCCATCATCTCCTTCCTCTTCTGCGGCTTTGTCACAGGCACCATCATCACCGAATTTCACCGCGGCGCGCGCGCGCGCGGCAGCAGTTCTGGCGAATCCTATCTCCGCGCCATCGTCAACCTCACCCGGCGAAATCGCCGTCGATACGGCGGTTATATCATCCACTTTGGCGTGGTCCTGCTCTTCATCGGATTCACCGGCAATGCGTTCAACAAAGATTCCCAGGTCGAACTCAAATACATGGAATCCACCTCAATCGGACCCTACACCCTCACCTATGAAGGCATTACCGAATCCGTCAACCCACTCACCGCAGATATCGTCGCCCAACTCGGCGTCTATAAACACGGACAGCGATTGGGCACCATGTGGCCCCACCAGAAAGTCTATTACAAGCGACAAGATCAACAAAGCACCACAGAAGTCGCCATTCGATCCAATCTGCGCGAAGACCTCTACGCGCTCTATCAGGGCGTTGACATGCGAGACGGCGAAGAAGTCGCCCTCTTCCACCTGTACATCAACCCCCTCGTCATGTGGGTCTGGATAGGCGCGTGGATCATCACAATCGGTACCATCATCGTCATGTGGCCCGACAAGCGCGAAAAACAGGCATTGCAAATGCGGGAGGCGATGGCATGAAGCCCGCACTCCTGATTCCAATA
It encodes:
- a CDS encoding heme lyase CcmF/NrfE family subunit, which encodes MLPQLGNFLLYLALFTSAYAVIAAILAAKTRRMGLILSTERAVLTGFLLCLSAMAILEVLFLTDRFDIYYIATHSSRDLPTGYKFTAVWSGMQGSLLLWALILSGFIFFAVIKTRAFRGPLASYATAIMSFTLAFFLALICIHENPFVTMPRALPDGTGMNPLLVHPVMAIHPPMLYHGYVGFTVPFAFAMAALLSRQIDEEWIRTTRRWTLLAWFFLGTGQLLGGKWAYVVLGWGGYWGWDPVENAALLPWLTGTAFLHSVMIQEKKGMLKIWNMVLIIATYTLCIYGTFLTRSGVVSSVHAFAQSPIGPWFGVLVVLIVIFSSLLLVSRLDLLKTKTQYESPISREGGFLLNNLLFLTATFAVFWGVMFPVISEAVTGDKITVGPPYFNTVMVPIGLLLLVLTGIGPLLAWRRTSGKSLRKHFTGSSIMGLICGIVAIALGVRDIYAIISFLFCGFVTGTIITEFHRGARARGSSSGESYLRAIVNLTRRNRRRYGGYIIHFGVVLLFIGFTGNAFNKDSQVELKYMESTSIGPYTLTYEGITESVNPLTADIVAQLGVYKHGQRLGTMWPHQKVYYKRQDQQSTTEVAIRSNLREDLYALYQGVDMRDGEEVALFHLYINPLVMWVWIGAWIITIGTIIVMWPDKREKQALQMREAMA